The proteins below are encoded in one region of Nitrospira sp.:
- the gatA gene encoding glutamyl-tRNA(Gln) amidotransferase subunit A → MTSAHKLTLQELQARFTGADVSAREIVRAYFLRINQVEPKVKAYLTTTKDAVAAQAEQLDESLKGWRKTRPMMGMPIAVKDNICTEGIPTTCASDMLRRFVPPYDATVVAKLRAHGALLLGKTNLDEFAMGSSTEHSIFGPTRNPWNLQCVPGGSSGGSAAAVAADECAAALGSDTGGSIRQPAAFCGVVGLKPTYGRVSRYGLVAFASSLDQIGPITKCVPDAAMLLNVIAGHDPKDSTSADVAVPDFTRAFKRKDLRKIRIGVPMEYFGEGLDPEVDAAVRAALAELQELGGDIKEIKLPMTGAAVATYYILATAEASSNLARYDGVRFGFRASESKDLIAQYFDTRQAGFGAEVKRRIMLGTYVLSAGYYDAYYGKAQAVRTLIKQDFDAAFNEVDVIVTPVTPTPAFKIGEKASDPLQMYLSDVYTISVNLAGLPAIALPCGLSVNGLPIGMQLIGRAFEEETILRTANAYEQVTPWHTKRPNLR, encoded by the coding sequence ATGACATCGGCACATAAGCTCACGCTGCAAGAGTTACAGGCGAGGTTTACGGGTGCCGACGTGAGTGCACGCGAGATCGTCCGCGCCTATTTTCTTCGCATCAATCAGGTTGAGCCGAAGGTCAAAGCGTATCTCACGACCACCAAGGACGCGGTGGCTGCGCAAGCGGAGCAGCTGGATGAGTCGCTGAAGGGCTGGCGGAAGACCCGGCCCATGATGGGTATGCCTATCGCCGTCAAGGACAACATTTGTACCGAAGGCATCCCGACGACCTGCGCGTCCGACATGCTGAGGCGGTTTGTGCCGCCGTACGATGCCACGGTGGTCGCCAAGCTGCGCGCGCACGGTGCGCTGTTGTTGGGAAAAACAAATCTGGACGAGTTCGCCATGGGGTCGTCGACGGAACACTCCATCTTCGGGCCTACTCGCAACCCGTGGAACCTGCAGTGCGTTCCGGGAGGTTCGAGCGGTGGTTCGGCGGCCGCCGTGGCGGCCGACGAGTGCGCTGCCGCATTGGGCTCCGATACCGGCGGCTCTATTCGCCAGCCCGCAGCGTTCTGCGGAGTGGTGGGGCTGAAACCGACCTATGGGCGCGTTTCCCGCTACGGGTTGGTGGCGTTTGCCTCGTCGTTGGATCAAATCGGTCCCATTACCAAGTGTGTTCCTGATGCGGCGATGTTGTTGAATGTGATCGCCGGACACGATCCGAAGGATTCGACGTCCGCCGACGTAGCGGTCCCTGATTTTACACGGGCCTTCAAGCGAAAAGACCTGCGGAAAATTCGGATCGGTGTGCCAATGGAGTACTTCGGGGAGGGGTTAGACCCGGAAGTAGACGCCGCTGTGCGCGCCGCGTTGGCTGAGCTGCAGGAATTGGGTGGGGATATCAAGGAGATCAAACTTCCCATGACCGGGGCGGCGGTGGCCACTTACTATATTCTAGCGACGGCGGAAGCCAGTTCGAATCTTGCGCGCTATGATGGGGTGCGTTTCGGGTTCCGGGCGAGTGAAAGCAAAGACTTGATAGCGCAATATTTCGACACGCGGCAGGCAGGGTTTGGAGCCGAGGTCAAGCGGCGTATCATGCTCGGGACCTATGTGCTGAGTGCCGGCTACTACGACGCCTACTACGGTAAGGCACAGGCCGTACGAACGTTGATCAAACAGGATTTCGATGCCGCGTTCAACGAGGTGGATGTGATCGTCACCCCAGTGACACCGACGCCGGCGTTCAAAATCGGGGAGAAGGCATCCGACCCCTTGCAAATGTACCTGTCCGATGTTTACACGATTTCAGTTAATCTCGCAGGGTTGCCGGCCATCGCACTTCCGTGCGGGTTGAGCGTCAACGGGCTGCCCATTGGCATGCAATTGATCGGACGCGCATTCGAAGAGGAGACCATTCTCCGGACGGCGAATGCCTACGAGCAAGTGACGCCGTGGCACACGAAGCGTCCGAACCTGCGGTAG
- the panD gene encoding aspartate 1-decarboxylase, with protein MFRQMLRSKIHRAIVTDANLEYEGSLTVDEELLEAAGILPYEFIVISNLNNGERFSTYAMAGRRGSGEVVLNGPTARKAVVGDKIIIFCYEYFPEDEAKRHRPRIILLDEKNHIAQKASL; from the coding sequence ATGTTTCGACAGATGCTTCGGTCCAAGATTCATCGGGCCATCGTGACGGATGCCAATCTTGAATATGAGGGCAGTCTCACCGTCGACGAGGAGCTGCTGGAAGCGGCGGGGATTCTGCCTTACGAATTCATTGTGATCTCCAATCTGAACAATGGCGAGCGATTCTCCACCTATGCAATGGCGGGGAGACGCGGCAGTGGAGAGGTTGTCTTGAACGGTCCTACGGCCAGAAAGGCGGTCGTCGGAGATAAGATCATCATCTTCTGTTACGAATATTTTCCAGAGGATGAAGCCAAGCGACATCGCCCTCGGATTATCTTGCTGGACGAAAAAAACCACATCGCCCAGAAAGCGTCGTTATGA
- the gatC gene encoding aspartyl/glutamyl-tRNA(Asn/Gln) amidotransferase subunit C gives MSTILGEERKAMRIAKEEVEKVATLARLRVDEKEQALLAEQLSTILDYVEQLKAISTEGVDPTATVRDVVNVCRDDSVEPSLSPEQALGSAPDTDEGMFRVPKIIESR, from the coding sequence ATGTCGACCATACTTGGTGAGGAGCGCAAGGCGATGCGAATTGCGAAAGAGGAAGTCGAGAAAGTGGCCACGCTGGCACGGTTGCGCGTGGACGAAAAAGAACAGGCGCTCCTCGCGGAGCAACTCAGCACCATTCTCGACTATGTCGAGCAATTGAAAGCGATCAGTACCGAGGGGGTGGATCCGACTGCGACGGTGCGGGACGTCGTCAACGTATGTCGGGACGATAGCGTCGAACCGTCGTTGTCTCCCGAGCAAGCCCTTGGGAGTGCGCCGGATACAGACGAGGGCATGTTCCGGGTTCCCAAGATCATTGAATCGAGGTAA
- the glmS gene encoding glutamine--fructose-6-phosphate aminotransferase [isomerizing]: MCGIVGYVGTENAVPILIGGLKRLEYRGYDSAGVAVLQGDKIDVRRSVGKLANLEKALQAKSLAGHIGIGHTRWATHGKPSEQNAHPHRSEGCVLVHNGIIENYVQLRQQLERDGFKFGSETDTEVVAHLITKHVKKGVSLADAVRAATKEIHGSYAIAVISEREPGRIVAARSGCPLVVGQMKGAALVASDVMAMLDHTRDVFYLEEGDVAEVTVSDVAVTDRNGHPMSRTPTKVTWDAAAAEKSGYPHFMLKEIYEQPQTILDTMRGRYSFEDGEADLPDIGLTNEQFAAVGRIWIVACGTSWHAGLVGKYLLEEMVRTPVQVDIASEFRYRDPLVEKNDLFVTVSQSGETADTLAAAREAKEKGARVVSIVNVVGSTLARESDGVLYTHCGPEIGVASTKAFTSQLTALYMLALHLGRVRGVLSRQDGKAWLERLVALPALVKSILSREAEIVAIAKRYYKKPNFLYLARGINYPIALEGALKLKEISYIHAEGYAAGEMKHGPIALIDKDMPVVVLAPRDRLYEKTVSNLMEVKARRAPVIAFVAEGERELGRTADAVFTIPDTHPLLSPILFTIPLQLLAYHIAILRGADVDQPRNLAKSVTVE; encoded by the coding sequence ATGTGTGGCATTGTCGGGTATGTGGGCACTGAGAATGCCGTTCCCATTTTGATCGGCGGCCTCAAGCGATTGGAATACCGGGGCTACGATTCGGCCGGAGTGGCGGTGCTTCAAGGGGACAAGATCGACGTTCGCCGCAGTGTGGGAAAACTGGCGAACTTGGAAAAAGCGCTTCAAGCCAAGAGCCTGGCGGGCCATATCGGCATTGGCCACACGCGCTGGGCCACGCATGGCAAGCCGTCGGAACAGAATGCGCATCCCCATCGGTCCGAAGGGTGCGTCCTCGTGCACAACGGCATCATCGAAAATTATGTGCAACTTCGGCAACAGTTGGAACGGGACGGGTTCAAATTCGGTTCCGAAACCGATACGGAAGTGGTGGCCCACCTCATCACCAAACACGTGAAGAAGGGTGTGTCGCTGGCCGATGCCGTCCGGGCGGCGACGAAGGAAATTCACGGCAGCTACGCCATCGCCGTGATCTCCGAGCGTGAACCTGGGCGCATCGTTGCCGCCCGGTCCGGTTGCCCATTGGTCGTGGGACAGATGAAGGGGGCGGCGTTGGTCGCGTCCGACGTCATGGCCATGCTGGATCACACTCGTGACGTGTTCTATTTGGAAGAGGGGGACGTCGCAGAAGTCACCGTGTCCGACGTGGCGGTCACGGATCGGAACGGTCATCCGATGTCACGCACGCCCACCAAGGTCACCTGGGATGCGGCGGCGGCGGAGAAGAGCGGCTATCCCCATTTCATGCTGAAGGAGATTTACGAACAGCCTCAAACCATTCTCGACACGATGCGCGGGCGATATTCATTCGAGGACGGTGAGGCAGATTTGCCCGACATCGGATTGACGAACGAGCAGTTCGCCGCCGTCGGGCGTATCTGGATCGTGGCATGCGGGACGTCGTGGCATGCCGGGCTGGTCGGTAAGTATCTCCTCGAGGAAATGGTTCGCACGCCTGTGCAAGTGGATATTGCGTCCGAATTCCGCTATCGCGATCCGCTGGTGGAGAAGAATGATCTGTTTGTGACCGTGTCCCAATCCGGAGAAACGGCGGATACCCTGGCGGCAGCGCGCGAAGCCAAGGAGAAAGGCGCGCGAGTTGTTTCCATCGTGAACGTGGTGGGGAGTACGCTCGCGCGAGAGTCTGATGGCGTGCTCTATACTCACTGCGGTCCTGAAATCGGCGTCGCCTCCACCAAGGCGTTCACGAGCCAACTGACCGCGCTCTACATGCTCGCATTGCATCTGGGGCGGGTGCGGGGCGTATTGTCGAGGCAGGACGGCAAGGCATGGCTGGAACGCCTGGTTGCGCTGCCCGCGTTGGTCAAGAGTATTCTCTCGCGTGAGGCGGAAATCGTGGCCATTGCCAAACGCTACTATAAGAAGCCAAACTTCCTGTATCTGGCCAGAGGGATCAACTATCCGATCGCCCTGGAAGGCGCGTTGAAGCTGAAGGAGATTTCCTATATTCATGCCGAGGGTTATGCGGCGGGCGAGATGAAGCACGGGCCTATTGCGCTGATCGACAAGGACATGCCCGTCGTGGTGTTGGCGCCACGGGACCGATTGTACGAGAAGACCGTGAGCAATCTCATGGAGGTCAAGGCCCGGCGAGCTCCGGTCATTGCGTTCGTGGCGGAAGGAGAACGAGAATTGGGAAGAACGGCCGACGCGGTGTTTACCATTCCGGACACGCACCCGTTGCTGTCGCCGATCTTGTTCACCATTCCGTTGCAATTGCTGGCGTACCACATTGCCATTCTCCGTGGGGCTGACGTGGACCAGCCGCGCAATTTGGCAAAAAGTGTGACCGTCGAATAG